The Oncorhynchus masou masou isolate Uvic2021 unplaced genomic scaffold, UVic_Omas_1.1 unplaced_scaffold_30___fragment_2___debris, whole genome shotgun sequence genome includes the window GGTAAAAAATGTGGTGCAACAAGATTAATACTAAAACCTTGATTTAACCCAGTTTAAACCTTGATTAAACCCAGTTTGAGTTAATCCATGTTGGTGCAACCCACCCCTATATATAACTGATGTTTATTTGATCTGGTTGATTGTATAGATTATTATAATCAATGCTGTTCAGTTGTtattgtgatgtaatgtgtttTCAAATATCACAAAATCCCTCCTGCCACAACAATAGACTACACACTGCACAGGCTATTGTACTTTAGAAACTGAATCAACAAATTGACCGGCATATTTACTCAACAATTTCCTAAGTATGCACAGCATTTTCCTAAATTTCAAGGATGGTAAGAGAGAATAGATGCGGCAGTGTTGacatccttcccttcctccttcaCTGTCTGCAGTACCAGGGACCATGGTGGGAATGAAGCCCTCCGATACACCCCCTACCCTGGGGGTGAAGCTGCTGAGTGCTGGCTCAGCGGCCTGCATCGCTGACCTGGTCACCTTTCCCCTGGATACAGCCAAAGTCAGACTCCAGGTAATGGTTCACTGTCCACCTCCAGCCCTGAAGCCTTGAGTCTGACCTCCTGTAACTCTGAATTTTACTGGCACCTCCTGTAACACTGATTCTTGTGGGGACCTCCGTTTACACTGACACTTGTGTACCCCAGATTCAGGGAGAGAAGGTGGCGTCGGAAGCTACCAAGGGCATCCGTTACAGGGGGGTATTTGGGACAATCAGTACCATGATCCGGACGGAGGGGCCCAGGTCGCTGTATAACGGTCTGGTGGCGGGCTTACAGAGACAGATGTGCTTTGCCTCCATCAGGATCGGCTTCTATGACAACGTCAAAAACTTCTACTCTGGCGGCGCAGACAGTAAATTAGGATAACAGTTATTCATCAGAGATAATAATCTGTGATGTTACATATTTTGTACCAAGAGAAGAAGCATCATATAGTACCTCAATCATCCTCCTTTCAGTACTTAACAAACCCTCGTACCCCGTCTGCCCCTGTCTTATCCCAGCTGCAAATATTGGTATCCGTATCTTGGCCGGCTGCACCACAGGGGCCATGGCTGTGTCTTTCGCCCAGCCCACTGACGTGGTGAAGGTCCGCTTCCAGGCCCAGGTCAACCTGACCGGGGTGGCTCGTCGCTACACGGGCACCATGCAGGCCTACAAACACATTTTCAACCACGAGGGCATCCGCGGGCTCTGGAAAGGTTAGTCAGTACAACCCTGGGCCCAATCGGTTGATTTGCAAGTGACACCAATATCTCCATTGGTTGTGTTGCTGCTAACCTTGAGCCCCATTGATTGTGTTTGTCCGTAGTGGAACTGTTTGCATAGAAAAGACCAACGATTGTTGTCTATGTCACTGTCATTCAATGTCAGGGATGTACAGATATTGATTGGAGCAGATGCTGCAAAGTTGATGATCCCATAGGACAGAACTTGAGTGCACCTGAAAATAAAGCTTGGCTTTGCAGGTTGTTGTTGAGTTTTCTTGGGCCTTTTACTAATGATAGACTAGTGGTTTAATTCTGGTATAACTATTGGGGTTATTAACCAACCAACCTGCTTCTTGTTCACTCCAGGCTGTCTACCCAACATCACTAGGAATGCTCTGGTCAACTGCACAGAGCTTGTGACCTATGACCTCATCAAGGAGGCCATTCTTAGGCACAACCTGTTGTCAGGTGAGTGGGTGCTATTGGTGCATACAGTCACAGCGAGACAGCTGACTGGGCAGAAGTCCACATGCCCTCTCGCTCTTTTGTTCTTCATGTGTCTTGAAAGCCTGATAACAGTATACATATTGGTACATAATATTCTGTCCAGCTATGGAATAACACGGAGCTAACATTTATCTAAAGGATTTTTATTGCACCTTTCACAACAAAGCGGTATAAAACAGAGATAATGATTTCCTGCAGGCCTCGAGACAGAGGCCTTATACAGTACAGTGTATCTGCATGGCACTACTTGAATATTACCTTTAGTGTCAGCATTTCTGTTATACATCTGTGTTAATCCACTAGTTCATCTAAGGTTCAATCTTTAAACTATGATTAGTTACACGAGTCATAATGGATTCACCATAGCAATATGttctcattctatttctatggaaaCAAGCCAGCGCTGgtcattgctagctagctagcaaattgAGTTTGAAATACAGGCTAGTAAAACGAATTGCACTTTTTGGTCGaattagttagctggctagttgaCTTTTACAAACATGGTATCCACAAAATATAAATCATTAATCATACTGAAAATAGGTGCCCATTGATATCTTTGTGACAGTGTTTCAAAAGGGCTTGTGATGACCGTTTTCCCACAGATAACCTCCCGTGCCATTTTGCTTCTGCGTTCGGCGCCGAGCCCGTTACCACCTGCATTGCCTCTCCGGTGGACGTGGTGAAGACACGATACATGAACTCTCCGCCGGGCCAGTATAAGAGTGCCATCAACTGTGCCTGGACCATGGCCACCAAAGAGGGACCCACAGCCTTCTACAAAGGGTGAGctcacagacagtcacacacactgtacaaacAGACCGGTGTCCTTCAGTCTGTTGATAGAACAAGACAGTTGGATGTAGTTGTACATTTTAGTCCTCAATGATATATCATTGATTTTCCTGTTTTGGGTGGTTACCTTGACACAGTAACtctaccagaggaggctggtgggaggagatataggaggactggctcattgtaatggctggaatgtaatCAAACATATTGAAACCACGTCTGACTACGTTCCATTTATAACATTCTAGccgttacaatgagcccatcctcctatagctcctcccagcNNNNNNNNNNNNNNNNNNNNNNNNNNNNNNNNNNNNNNNNNNNNNNNNNNNNNNNNNNNNNNNNNNNNNNNNNNNNNNNNNNNNNNNNNNNNNNNNNNNNNNNNNNNNNNNNNNNNNNNNNNNNNNNNNNNNNNNNNNNNNNNNNNNNNNNNNNNNNNNNNNNNNNNNNNNNNNNNNNNNNNNNNNNNNNNNNNNNNNNNNNNNNNNNNNNNNNNNNNNNNNNNNNNNNNNNNNNNNNNNNNNNNNNNNNNNNNNNNNNNNNNNNNNNNNNNNNNNNNNNNNNNNNNNNNNNNNNNNNNNNNNNNNNNNNNNNNNNNNNNNNNNNNNNNNNNNNNNNNNNNNNNNNNNNNNNNNNNNNNNNNNNNNNNNNNNNNNNNNNNNNNNNNNNNNNNNNNNNNNNNNNNNNNNNNNNNNNNNNNNNNNNNNNNNNNNNNNNNNNNNNNNNNNNNNNNNNNNNNNNNNNNNNNNNNNNNNNNNNNNNNNNNNNNNNNNNNNNNNNNATGGAAAAGATTGATAGAACAAGGGGAGACTACAGGAAGAGGAAAGCATCGGTGGAGGTGAAAAAGGACGGAAAAGGAAGAAACAGGTCGAGGATAAtgagaaaatatttatttttattatttattggaATGGTTCAATTTATGTCAGTCAATGCGAATGGTTTAAGAACAATGGAAAAATTCTGATATTGGTTTAAGAACAATGAAGAATTCTGATATTTTATGCCTTCAAGAAACACATTGGGACAATATATGTAttttagaatttaaaaaaatatggagaGATATTATTTTTGTTAACCAATGGTCTAGAAATCCCCGGAGGGGTCAAGAAAATGCATTTTCGTTGTCGGCAGGATTCGAACCTGCGCAGGAAGATCCTAATGGATTtctagtccatcgccttaaccactcggccacaACAACAGGCTTGTTAGGAGTGAAAGGGCCACCAGGCATAGCCTACAGAAAGTGATAATTTTACAACTGAAAGAAAATGCAGTAACTCATTATAATGCAATAACATGAAATGTTCCCCTCATTCATTTGTTATTAAGTACAGCTGTTTTCTTATTTTCCTTGATCTTTGCTCAGCTCCAGAAGGTTTGCATTTGAGAGTGTTTATTATAAATTATTATTTCACTGTGTGAAGTTGTTATTTCATCATCTTATTATTACTGCTAAGCAGCATGACTCCTGAGATGCATTAAATaagtgtcagaagtgggatttgaacccacgcctccatgGGAGACTGCGACCTGaacgcagcgccttagaccgctcggccatccTGACTACAGCACAGTACCTGGGTATCGGGTTAAAGAGTATGGGGTAAAAGTAGAAATAGGCACAGCCTTCTAAAATCACCACAGAGACCAGTAAATTTATGCACGATACCGACTTGCACTTTCAATAGTCATTTGTTTTTATCAATGAAAAACTCCAGTCATTGATTTAACCTCAATATGGCCTTCAATGGAAAAGAGTAGTAAATCGTCATTGAATGAACGCTAAACTGGCCTCAGAATATGGCCATTCTGATATAAATGATAAAATTCCTCAGATAAGACCGAAAAAGTGTCTGGaaatatcagcaaccatcagggtAAGAGTGACAACAGGTCCACATGGGGGAAATCTTAACAAATGGCTTAATGGGTATTTTTAACGCAATcgtgttattatttatttttagggTTTAACAAGGCAGCTCACCTGTGACTTGACATTAGATGCGGCGACTTCGATTACCCTGCAGACGATATTTTTGTTCTTCCCACCAATACAATCCACTGACAACgaccgacgagttgtgcgttccgagatgctttttgttatttgcctgtttgtggcccgcctgtgaaaTTGGGCGATTCTTGCaattctctttcagcctctcatcaacgagctgtttttgcAGTGTTAAAAATATAATCGTTATTCACTACTCATATTAGCTACTGGCCTGAGTACACCTGATCTCATCAAATTGTTGATCAGATCTTGgcagctaagcagggttgggcctggttagtacttggatgggagaccgcctgggaataccaggtgctgtaaacTTTTTGTCAACAAGGGGGTGGTCTTGCATCATTTCATCAGCATCACTGCCTTGTCGAATTAAAACTCTTTGTCcgtttttcccacaaggctgaataatgtgccctcgctttgaaataagtaagcaaggttagtttgtatttcatccaaccatctgtgctacaaattatggctacagtatatgcaatttcttccactttttgagtgacacaaagatgcttatcgaaatggtgaaaatgcaacagttgttaatcaagactcactttgactttatatagtgtaccaagagatagTTTCTCGCTTACGACAAAAACGGCCTGAGTACGCATTTCCTGATTGGAGAAGTGACGACAGGTGCGAGTGTCTGAGCTGTGAGTGAGTGTTTGCTGGAGAGTGTTGGCTCGAGAGCTATTTTTGTTAATTAATTGGTTTTTGCAATATAATTTATTATTTTCTTCAGTTGAATAGTTTAAAGTTTGGTTAGTCTTCCCCCTTGCAGTTTTTCTGCTTGGGGGAGAGGTTTTTTTTTTTGATTAATTTTTTACTATGACGGACAACATGGAAAAGACAAACGGAATGGACAAAGACAACGAAAAGGCGCAACGGAAGAAAAATGAAGATAACGAAGGAGTGAAATATGGAAAAGAATACACGGTGGCAATTGTGTTGGAAGGAGAAGACAAAGTGACGACAATGGAACTACTAAGAGCAATTAAGGAGGTGTGTGGAGAAGTGGTGGGATGCCGAATGAAAGGAGAAAAGAAGTACGAAATTACGATGAGAAATGAAAGAGGAAAAGAACGGTTAATGGATGGATTGCGAATAAAGGACACAAGGATTCTGGCGAGAGATATTAATGTGAAGGAATTGGTGGTGTCTTTTATGAATCTCCCAGTATACGTAGAAGATGGTGTGATAGTGGGCAAGCTGAGAAGCTGGGGAGTGGAGGCCGTCTCGGAGATAAGGAGGAGAGTTTGGCCAGGAATGGAGGTGGTTGACGGGACACGTTTCTGCAAGGTCAAGTTCACAGAAAAAGTGACATCATTACCTTATTCTACAAGACTTGAGACGTTGGAGGGAGCAGAATATTTCAGGGTCATTCATGACAAACAGGTCAGAGTGTGTCGTATGTGTATTCAACCCGGGCACATAGTTAAAGACTGCCCGGAATTTAGGTGTTTTAAGTGTGGCAATCATGGACACTATGCGAGAGAATGtgatggagagaaggaaaggaatttTTGTGGTGGATGCAGAAAGAGAGTGGCGGAGTGCAACTGTGGAGAGGATAGGGCTGAAGAGGGGAGTCAAACAATATTCGAGGAAGCAGTGATATTGTTGCAAGAAGTagaagaagatggaggagaggacgtgGTGGAAGGTGGAGAGACGGAGGAAGGAAGAAGGAAGAAGGACCAGAAGATAAATGAAATTGGGGGCAGTATGGACTCAGGAATAAGAAGAGGGAGttttcaggaggagggggggagtggACTGGGGGGAAGTACGGGGGACTCACAGGTTTTGGGGGAAAGCACAGGACTAACAAGTAGCTCGGGGGGTGAAGAAATGGAGGGGGTTATGGAGTTGATGACAATACCAGAGACGGCGATAAGCACGGGGAGCACAACGACTATACCAGAAGTGGAGATGAATACGGGGAGCACAACGGAGGTGGATGCCAAGAGTGGGAGTTGGCTGGATAACATGGACTTGGAGGAGATATCGGACACGGATGATGGGGCAAAGATGGAAAGAACGAGGGAAGGATACAGGAAAAGGAAAGCggtgggaagagggggagagaaagggtggAAGAAGAAAGAAACTGGATAACAGGTAGAGGATAATgaaattatattttattattttattatttattagaaTGGTCAATATAATGTCAATAAATGCAAATGGTTTGAGAACAATGGG containing:
- the LOC135538901 gene encoding putative mitochondrial transporter UCP3, whose amino-acid sequence is MVGMKPSDTPPTLGVKLLSAGSAACIADLVTFPLDTAKVRLQIQGEKVASEATKGIRYRGVFGTISTMIRTEGPRSLYNGLVAGLQRQMCFASIRIGFYDNVKNFYSGGADTANIGIRILAGCTTGAMAVSFAQPTDVVKVRFQAQVNLTGVARRYTGTMQAYKHIFNHEGIRGLWKGCLPNITRNALVNCTELVTYDLIKEAILRHNLLSDNLPCHFASAFGAEPVTTCIASPVDVVKTRYMNSPPGQYKSAINCAWTMATKEGPTAFYKG